A DNA window from Brenneria izadpanahii contains the following coding sequences:
- the rsxD gene encoding electron transport complex subunit RsxD — MAFKIASSPFTHNQQRTQRIMLLVIVACVPGILAQYYFFGYGNLIQVFLAAVTAIAAESVTLSLRKFNVRVNLADNSALLTGILLAISLPPLAPWWMVVMGTAFAIVIAKQLYGGLGQNPFNPAMIGYVVLLISFPVQMTSWLPPASLQSIPIGFYDTLLTIVSGHTPSGHSVQQLMQNVDGISQATPLDTFKTALRSGHHPEQILQQPVFSGALAGIGWQWVNIGFLIGGLFLLQQGTIRWHIPLSFLFTLTLCASLGWMLSPERYAPPMLHLFSGATMLGAFFIATDPVTASTTNRGRLIFGALIGLLVWLIRTYGGYPDGVAFAVLLANITVPLIDYYTKPRAYGHHR; from the coding sequence ATGGCTTTCAAAATTGCAAGTTCACCATTTACACATAATCAGCAGCGCACTCAGCGCATTATGTTGCTGGTGATCGTCGCCTGCGTTCCCGGCATACTGGCGCAGTATTATTTCTTTGGTTACGGTAACCTGATCCAGGTTTTCCTGGCCGCCGTTACCGCCATCGCGGCCGAATCAGTGACATTGTCACTCAGAAAGTTTAATGTTCGCGTCAATCTGGCCGACAATTCGGCTTTGCTCACCGGTATTCTGCTAGCCATCAGTCTGCCGCCGCTGGCCCCCTGGTGGATGGTGGTAATGGGCACGGCATTTGCCATTGTCATTGCCAAGCAACTCTATGGCGGCCTGGGGCAAAACCCGTTTAACCCGGCGATGATCGGCTATGTGGTGCTGCTGATCTCGTTTCCGGTGCAGATGACGAGTTGGCTGCCGCCCGCTTCGCTGCAAAGTATTCCCATCGGTTTCTACGATACGCTGTTAACCATTGTTTCCGGACATACGCCATCAGGACATTCAGTACAGCAATTGATGCAAAACGTGGATGGGATCAGCCAGGCGACGCCTCTGGATACCTTCAAAACGGCATTACGCTCGGGCCATCATCCGGAACAGATTCTTCAACAGCCGGTATTTTCCGGCGCGCTGGCGGGCATTGGCTGGCAGTGGGTTAACATCGGTTTTCTGATCGGCGGCCTATTCCTGCTGCAACAGGGAACCATTCGCTGGCACATCCCCCTTAGCTTTCTGTTTACCTTGACGCTATGCGCTTCGCTCGGCTGGATGTTGTCGCCTGAAAGATATGCCCCGCCGATGTTGCATCTGTTCTCCGGCGCCACCATGCTGGGAGCATTCTTTATCGCCACCGATCCGGTCACGGCATCGACCACCAACCGCGGCCGTCTGATTTTTGGCGCGCTGATCGGTCTGCTGGTCTGGTTAATCAGAACATACGGCGGCTATCCTGACGGCGTTGCCTTTGCCGTCCTGCTGGCGAATATCACCGTGCCGCTGATTGACTATTACACCAAGCCTCGCGCTTACGGCCATCATCGCTAA
- the topA gene encoding type I DNA topoisomerase — MGKALVIVESPAKAKTINKYLGNAYVVKSSVGHVRDLPTSGSASKKSADSTKDKTKKTVKKDEKSALVNRMGVDPYHGWKANYEILPGKEKVVSELKTLAENAEHIYLATDLDREGEAIAWHLREIIGGDDNRFSRVVFNEITKNAIRQAFENPDKLNIDRVNAQQARRFMDRVVGYMVSPLLWKKIARGLSAGRVQSVAVRLIVDREREIKAFVPEEYWELYADLLAGKDTQLQMQVTHHNGKPFKPVNKAQTEAAVSLLEKADYVVAEREDKPTSSKPGAPFITSTLQQAASTRLGFGVKKTMMMAQRLYEAGHITYMRTDSTNLSQDALTMVRDYIGKEFGNKYLPDSANHYSSKENSQEAHEAIRPSDVKVLAEHLKDMEADAQKLYQLIWRQFVACQMTPAKYDSTTLIVKAADYQLRAKGRTLRFDGWTKVMPALRKNDEDRTLPTVAVGERLALQKLLPGQHFTKPPARYSDASLVKELEKRGIGRPSTYASIISTIQDRGYVRVENRRFYAEKMGEIVTDRLEENFRELMSYDFTARMESSLDQVANNQAQWKAVLDEFFAEFSQQLETAEQNPEKGGMRPNQMVLTSIDCPSCGRKMGIRTASTGVFLGCSGYALPPKERCKTTINLIPEAEVLNVLEGDDAETNALRARRRCPKCGTAMDSYLIDNQRKLHVCGNNPACDGYEIETGEFRIKGYDGPVVECEKCGSEMHMKMGRFGKYMACTNESCGNTRKILRNGEVAPPKEDPVPLPELPCEKSDAYFVLRDGAAGIFLAANTFPKSRETRAPLVEELVRFKDRLPEKMRYLAEAPVVDKDGNKTMVRFSRKTKQQYVASEKDGKATGWSAFYVDGKWVEGKK; from the coding sequence ATGGGTAAAGCTCTCGTTATAGTTGAGTCCCCGGCAAAAGCCAAAACGATCAATAAGTATTTAGGCAATGCCTACGTGGTTAAATCCAGCGTCGGCCATGTGCGCGATTTGCCGACCAGTGGCTCAGCCAGTAAGAAGAGCGCGGACTCAACCAAAGACAAAACGAAAAAAACCGTCAAAAAGGATGAGAAATCCGCGTTGGTGAATCGCATGGGCGTCGATCCTTATCATGGGTGGAAGGCGAACTATGAGATTTTGCCCGGTAAGGAAAAGGTGGTTTCCGAGTTAAAAACGCTGGCGGAGAATGCCGAACATATCTATCTCGCAACCGACCTTGACCGCGAAGGGGAAGCCATTGCCTGGCACCTGCGGGAAATCATCGGCGGCGACGATAATCGCTTCAGCCGCGTCGTTTTTAATGAAATCACCAAAAATGCGATCCGGCAGGCGTTTGAAAATCCGGACAAGTTAAATATCGATCGCGTTAATGCCCAGCAGGCCCGCCGGTTTATGGACCGGGTGGTGGGCTATATGGTTTCGCCGCTGCTGTGGAAAAAAATCGCCCGCGGACTGTCCGCCGGCCGCGTTCAGTCGGTTGCGGTGCGTTTGATTGTCGATCGCGAGCGTGAAATCAAGGCTTTTGTGCCTGAAGAGTATTGGGAACTGTATGCTGACTTACTGGCCGGCAAGGATACCCAACTGCAAATGCAGGTCACGCACCATAACGGCAAGCCGTTTAAGCCGGTTAATAAAGCGCAGACGGAAGCCGCAGTCAGCCTGTTGGAGAAGGCTGATTATGTGGTGGCGGAGCGCGAAGATAAGCCAACCAGCAGCAAGCCCGGCGCGCCGTTTATCACTTCCACGTTGCAGCAGGCCGCCAGTACGCGGTTGGGCTTTGGCGTGAAAAAAACCATGATGATGGCGCAGCGTCTATATGAAGCGGGCCACATAACCTACATGCGTACCGACTCAACCAACCTGAGTCAGGATGCGCTGACCATGGTGCGCGACTATATCGGCAAAGAATTTGGCAATAAATATCTGCCCGATTCGGCCAACCACTACAGCAGCAAAGAGAATTCACAGGAAGCGCACGAAGCCATTCGCCCCTCCGATGTGAAAGTGCTGGCCGAGCATCTGAAAGATATGGAAGCGGATGCGCAGAAACTGTATCAGCTGATTTGGCGTCAGTTTGTCGCCTGTCAGATGACGCCGGCGAAATACGATTCCACCACCTTGATTGTTAAAGCGGCTGATTACCAGTTGCGCGCCAAAGGGCGCACGCTGCGTTTTGACGGCTGGACCAAGGTCATGCCCGCGCTGCGTAAAAACGATGAAGACCGCACGTTGCCGACGGTCGCCGTCGGCGAACGACTGGCGCTGCAGAAGCTATTGCCGGGGCAGCACTTTACCAAGCCGCCCGCACGCTATAGCGATGCATCTCTGGTGAAAGAGCTGGAAAAACGCGGCATCGGCCGTCCTTCCACCTACGCATCGATCATCTCCACTATCCAGGATCGTGGCTATGTCAGGGTGGAAAACCGCCGTTTCTATGCGGAGAAAATGGGCGAGATAGTGACCGATCGTCTGGAGGAAAACTTCCGCGAACTGATGAGTTACGACTTCACCGCCCGAATGGAAAGCAGCCTGGACCAGGTGGCTAACAATCAGGCGCAGTGGAAAGCGGTTCTGGACGAGTTTTTCGCCGAGTTCAGCCAGCAGTTGGAAACCGCGGAGCAGAATCCCGAAAAGGGCGGAATGCGGCCTAACCAAATGGTTCTGACCAGCATTGATTGTCCGAGCTGCGGACGCAAAATGGGCATCCGTACCGCCAGCACCGGGGTATTCCTCGGATGCTCCGGATACGCGCTGCCGCCGAAAGAGCGCTGCAAAACCACCATCAATCTGATCCCTGAAGCCGAAGTGCTTAACGTACTGGAAGGGGATGATGCGGAAACCAATGCGCTGCGCGCCCGCCGCCGTTGCCCTAAATGTGGTACGGCTATGGACAGCTATCTGATCGATAACCAACGCAAACTGCATGTCTGCGGTAACAATCCGGCCTGTGATGGTTATGAGATTGAAACCGGCGAGTTCCGTATTAAAGGTTACGACGGCCCGGTTGTTGAGTGCGAAAAATGCGGGTCGGAAATGCATATGAAGATGGGCCGGTTTGGTAAGTACATGGCCTGCACCAACGAAAGCTGCGGCAATACGCGTAAAATTCTGCGCAATGGCGAAGTCGCGCCGCCGAAAGAAGATCCGGTGCCTTTGCCAGAGCTGCCGTGCGAGAAGTCCGACGCCTATTTCGTCTTGCGTGACGGCGCGGCTGGTATCTTCCTGGCGGCCAATACGTTCCCGAAATCCCGCGAGACGCGCGCTCCTCTGGTAGAAGAACTGGTGCGCTTTAAAGACCGCCTGCCTGAAAAAATGCGTTATCTGGCCGAAGCGCCGGTTGTTGATAAAGATGGCAATAAGACCATGGTGCGCTTTAGCCGCAAGACGAAACAGCAGTATGTCGCGTCTGAAAAAGATGGCAAAGCAACCGGATGGTCCGCTTTTTACGTCGACGGCAAATGGGTTGAAGGAAAGAAATAA
- the cobO gene encoding cob(I)yrinic acid a,c-diamide adenosyltransferase — MSDERHQQRQQRIKEKVDARIAAANETRGILMVFTGNGKGKTTAAFGTVTRAIGHDLRAGVIQFIKGEWPNGEKNLLQKHGVEFQVMATGFTWETQNRQTDTEAAQKVWRHGKRMLADPQLDLVVLDELTYMVSYGYLELEEVLSALRDRPAGQSVIITGRGCHRDLLEMADTVTEMRPVKHAFEAGIKAQQGIDW, encoded by the coding sequence ATGAGTGATGAACGTCACCAACAACGTCAACAGCGTATTAAAGAAAAGGTTGATGCCCGTATCGCCGCCGCGAACGAAACGCGCGGCATCCTGATGGTTTTCACCGGCAACGGCAAAGGGAAGACCACGGCGGCTTTTGGCACCGTTACCCGGGCGATCGGCCATGATTTACGCGCCGGCGTTATCCAATTCATCAAGGGAGAATGGCCGAACGGCGAGAAAAATCTGCTGCAAAAACACGGCGTTGAATTTCAGGTAATGGCAACCGGCTTCACCTGGGAAACACAAAACCGCCAGACGGATACCGAGGCCGCGCAAAAAGTATGGCGGCACGGCAAACGCATGCTGGCCGACCCGCAGTTGGATCTGGTGGTGTTGGATGAACTGACCTACATGGTCAGCTATGGCTATCTTGAACTGGAAGAGGTGCTGAGCGCCCTGCGCGACCGTCCGGCCGGGCAATCGGTTATTATCACCGGGCGGGGATGCCACCGTGATTTGCTGGAAATGGCTGATACCGTCACCGAGATGCGGCCGGTAAAACACGCTTTTGAAGCCGGGATCAAAGCGCAACAGGGGATTGACTGGTAA
- the sohB gene encoding protease SohB, translating into MELLSQYGLFLAKALTIVISIGALVVLVFGMTQRKRQRKGELQVVDLGEQYRDMQRDMQMAYMSDAERKLLSKQEKKKEKAAAKQEKQRARRGEEKPSKPCLYVLDFNGSMDAGEVNSLREEVSAVLAVAKPEDEVLLRLESPGGVVHGYGLAASQLQRLRQSGIRLTVAVDKVAASGGYMMACVADRIVAAPFAIVGSIGVVAQIPNFNRLLKNKDIDVELHTAGEFKRTLTLFGENTEQGREKFREELNITHGLFKQFVHQMRPSLDIDSVATGEHWFGTQAKDLGLVDAIGTSDDLLIAEMANHEVLSVRYTRRKRLIDRLTGSTGDALERLMLRWWQRGNSPLL; encoded by the coding sequence GTGGAATTACTTTCTCAGTACGGTTTATTCCTGGCCAAAGCGCTCACCATCGTTATCTCTATTGGCGCGCTGGTGGTTTTGGTCTTCGGTATGACGCAGCGTAAACGTCAGCGTAAAGGTGAATTACAGGTCGTTGATCTGGGGGAACAGTACCGTGATATGCAACGGGATATGCAGATGGCGTATATGAGCGATGCCGAGCGTAAGCTGCTATCCAAGCAAGAAAAAAAGAAGGAAAAAGCCGCTGCCAAGCAAGAAAAACAGCGCGCGCGGCGCGGTGAGGAAAAACCGTCGAAACCTTGTCTGTACGTGCTGGATTTCAACGGCAGTATGGACGCCGGCGAAGTGAACTCCCTGCGCGAAGAGGTTTCGGCGGTGTTGGCCGTCGCCAAACCAGAGGACGAAGTGCTGTTGCGATTGGAAAGTCCCGGCGGGGTGGTGCATGGTTACGGTCTTGCCGCCTCACAGCTGCAAAGGCTGCGGCAGAGCGGGATCCGGCTGACGGTGGCGGTTGATAAAGTGGCCGCCAGCGGCGGCTACATGATGGCCTGCGTCGCCGACCGCATTGTCGCCGCGCCGTTTGCGATTGTCGGCTCCATCGGCGTGGTTGCGCAGATCCCTAACTTCAATCGCCTGTTGAAAAATAAGGATATCGATGTTGAATTGCACACGGCAGGCGAGTTTAAACGCACGTTAACGCTGTTCGGCGAAAATACGGAACAAGGACGTGAGAAATTCCGTGAAGAGCTAAATATTACGCATGGCCTGTTTAAACAGTTTGTTCACCAGATGCGTCCGTCGCTGGATATTGATTCAGTGGCGACCGGGGAGCACTGGTTCGGCACACAGGCCAAGGATCTGGGGCTGGTTGATGCGATTGGCACCAGCGACGATCTGCTGATTGCCGAGATGGCCAATCATGAGGTTCTTAGCGTACGCTATACGCGCCGTAAACGCCTGATCGACCGTTTGACGGGAAGTACGGGCGATGCCCTTGAAAGGCTGATGCTGCGCTGGTGGCAGCGAGGAAATAGCCCGCTATTGTGA
- the cysB gene encoding HTH-type transcriptional regulator CysB: protein MKLQQLRYIVEVVNHNLNVSSTAEGLYTSQPGISKQVRMLEDELGIQIFARSGKHLTQVTPAGQEVIRIAREVLSKVDAIKAVAGEHTYPDKGSLYVATTHTQARYALPQVIKGFIERYPRVSLHMHQGSPTQIAEAVAKGSADFAIATEALHLYDDLIMLPCYHWNRAIVVKPDHPLASKTDISIEELASYPIVTYTFGFTGRSELDTAFNRAGLTPRIVFTATDADVIKTYVRLGLGIGVIANMAVDPQIETDLVKINASQIFSYSTTKIGFRRSTFLRSYMYDFIQRFAPHLTRDVVDTAVALRSNEEIEAMFKDITLPVK from the coding sequence ATGAAACTGCAACAGCTTCGTTATATTGTTGAAGTTGTTAATCACAACCTGAATGTTTCTTCTACCGCAGAAGGGTTGTACACCTCTCAGCCTGGGATCAGTAAACAGGTCCGGATGTTAGAGGATGAACTGGGAATTCAGATCTTCGCCCGTAGCGGAAAACATCTGACGCAGGTGACGCCCGCCGGACAGGAAGTCATTCGGATTGCGCGAGAGGTTCTTTCAAAAGTCGATGCCATCAAGGCTGTTGCAGGTGAACATACCTATCCCGACAAGGGTTCGTTGTATGTCGCCACGACGCATACTCAGGCCCGCTACGCGCTGCCTCAGGTGATTAAGGGGTTCATTGAACGTTATCCCCGGGTCTCTCTGCATATGCATCAGGGCTCGCCGACGCAGATTGCTGAAGCCGTGGCGAAAGGGTCGGCCGATTTCGCCATTGCTACGGAAGCGCTGCATCTTTATGACGATTTAATCATGCTGCCTTGTTACCACTGGAACCGAGCCATCGTGGTTAAACCCGATCATCCGCTGGCGTCGAAAACGGATATCTCTATTGAGGAACTGGCCTCGTATCCGATCGTGACCTATACCTTTGGCTTCACCGGCCGTTCTGAACTTGACACCGCTTTCAACCGCGCCGGTTTGACGCCGCGCATCGTGTTTACCGCAACCGACGCGGATGTGATCAAGACCTATGTGCGCCTCGGGCTGGGTATTGGGGTGATCGCCAATATGGCCGTCGATCCGCAGATCGAAACCGATCTGGTGAAGATCAATGCAAGCCAGATATTTAGCTATAGCACCACTAAAATCGGCTTTCGCCGCAGCACGTTCCTCAGAAGCTACATGTATGACTTCATCCAGCGTTTTGCGCCGCATCTGACGCGCGATGTGGTGGATACCGCGGTGGCGTTGCGTTCGAACGAAGAAATTGAAGCCATGTTTAAAGATATCACGCTGCCTGTAAAATAG
- a CDS encoding YciK family oxidoreductase: MYYQPQSDLLQQRIILVTGAGDGIGREAALTYARFGARLVLLGRTESKLQAVNQQIYEESGTKAHVIVCDMLTTRSERFFQIADELARVVPRLDGVLHNAGLLGEIAPMTQQPADVWHDVMQVNVNATFMLTQALLPLLLKSPSPSLVFTSSSVGRQGRAGWGAYSVSKFATEGMMQVLADEYRQQNLRVNCINPGGTRTRMRASAFPDEDAEKLKTPADIMPLYLYLMGDDSRRKTGMSFDAQPGRKSGPAE; the protein is encoded by the coding sequence GTGTATTACCAGCCCCAAAGCGACCTGCTGCAACAGCGAATCATTCTGGTTACCGGCGCCGGCGATGGTATCGGTCGTGAGGCGGCGCTTACCTACGCCCGCTTCGGCGCCCGTCTTGTCCTGCTGGGCCGCACTGAAAGTAAACTACAGGCGGTTAACCAGCAGATCTATGAAGAAAGCGGTACTAAAGCGCACGTCATCGTCTGCGATATGTTAACCACCCGTTCGGAACGATTTTTTCAAATAGCCGATGAACTGGCCCGAGTTGTTCCGCGTCTTGACGGGGTACTGCACAATGCCGGATTACTGGGAGAAATCGCGCCGATGACGCAGCAGCCGGCAGATGTCTGGCACGATGTGATGCAGGTTAACGTCAATGCCACCTTTATGCTGACGCAGGCATTGCTGCCCCTATTGTTGAAATCGCCTAGCCCCTCTTTGGTGTTCACCAGCTCCAGCGTAGGCCGTCAGGGCCGCGCCGGCTGGGGCGCCTATTCCGTATCAAAATTCGCGACTGAAGGCATGATGCAGGTATTAGCCGACGAATACCGCCAGCAAAATCTGAGAGTGAACTGCATCAATCCCGGCGGCACGCGTACCCGCATGCGCGCATCGGCATTCCCCGATGAAGACGCGGAAAAACTAAAAACCCCGGCGGATATCATGCCGCTGTATCTCTACCTGATGGGCGATGACAGCCGCCGTAAAACGGGAATGAGTTTTGATGCTCAACCAGGTAGAAAATCAGGCCCAGCCGAATAG
- the nth gene encoding endonuclease III: protein MNKQKRIEILSRLRANNPHPTTELKFTTPFELLIAVLLSAQATDVSVNKATAKLYPVANTPEAMLALGVEGIKSYIKTIGLFNSKAENVIKTCRILIEQHQSQVPEDRAALEALPGVGRKTANVVLNTAFGWPTIAVDTHIFRVCNRTGFAPGKNVEQVEEKLLKVVPAEFKVDCHHWLILHGRYTCIARKPRCGSCLIEDLCEYKEKVYP from the coding sequence ATGAACAAACAAAAACGGATTGAAATTTTAAGCCGACTACGCGCGAATAATCCCCATCCCACGACGGAACTGAAATTCACGACGCCGTTCGAACTGTTGATCGCCGTTCTACTTTCCGCGCAGGCGACCGATGTTAGCGTCAACAAAGCAACGGCTAAGCTCTATCCCGTCGCCAATACGCCGGAAGCGATGCTGGCGTTAGGCGTTGAGGGTATAAAAAGCTATATCAAGACCATCGGCCTGTTTAATAGCAAAGCCGAAAACGTGATCAAAACCTGCCGCATTCTGATTGAACAGCATCAAAGCCAGGTTCCGGAAGACCGCGCCGCGCTGGAGGCTCTGCCCGGCGTCGGACGGAAAACCGCCAATGTCGTGCTGAATACCGCGTTTGGCTGGCCGACGATCGCCGTTGATACGCATATATTTCGCGTCTGCAACCGCACAGGCTTCGCGCCAGGGAAAAATGTTGAACAGGTTGAAGAAAAACTGCTTAAGGTGGTGCCCGCCGAATTTAAAGTCGATTGCCATCACTGGCTGATCCTGCACGGCAGATACACCTGTATCGCCCGCAAGCCCCGCTGCGGCTCCTGTCTGATTGAAGATCTTTGCGAATACAAAGAAAAGGTTTACCCATAA
- a CDS encoding YciN family protein: MSDEIQMIKERSPIDRQTLLAEANAIIKNHGDYLHGMAADDVEQKNNVLVFRGEFFLDDNGLPTLKTTAVFNMFKHLAHVLSEKYYLVD, from the coding sequence ATGTCCGATGAAATTCAGATGATTAAAGAGAGATCCCCGATCGACCGCCAAACGCTGCTCGCCGAAGCTAATGCCATTATTAAAAATCACGGCGACTATCTGCATGGCATGGCGGCGGATGACGTTGAGCAAAAAAACAACGTGCTGGTTTTTCGCGGCGAGTTTTTTCTTGATGACAACGGCCTGCCCACATTGAAAACCACCGCGGTGTTTAACATGTTCAAACACCTGGCTCACGTGCTGTCGGAAAAATATTATCTGGTCGATTAA
- a CDS encoding electron transport complex subunit E, which produces MSEVKHLLIQGLWKNNSALVQLLGLCPLLAVSSTATNALGLGLATTLVLVFTNISVSALRRWVPAEIRIPIYIMLIASVVSTVQMLINAYAYGLYQSLGIFIPLITTNCIVIGRAEAFASKNPVGLSALDGLAMGLGATSALFVLGALRELMGNGTLFDGADLLLGDWAKALRIEVIHLDSPFLLAMLPPGAFIGLGLLLAVKYLIDEKMKQRKARIAENVKSSSTGVAGETL; this is translated from the coding sequence ATGAGTGAAGTTAAACATCTTTTAATCCAGGGACTATGGAAGAACAATTCGGCGCTGGTGCAGCTGCTTGGACTCTGCCCGCTGCTGGCGGTTTCCTCAACCGCAACCAACGCCTTGGGACTGGGATTGGCCACGACGCTGGTGCTGGTTTTCACCAATATTTCCGTCTCGGCGCTGCGGCGTTGGGTTCCGGCGGAAATCCGCATCCCGATTTACATTATGTTGATTGCATCCGTCGTCAGTACGGTGCAAATGCTGATCAATGCCTATGCTTACGGGTTGTACCAATCGCTGGGGATCTTTATTCCGCTGATCACCACCAACTGCATTGTTATCGGCCGGGCGGAGGCGTTCGCGTCTAAAAATCCGGTGGGGCTTTCCGCGCTGGACGGACTGGCCATGGGGTTAGGCGCCACCAGCGCGCTGTTCGTACTGGGCGCGCTGCGCGAACTCATGGGTAACGGCACGTTATTCGACGGCGCCGATTTGCTGTTGGGCGATTGGGCCAAAGCGCTGCGCATTGAGGTTATTCATCTGGATTCTCCCTTCCTGCTTGCCATGCTTCCTCCCGGCGCGTTTATCGGGTTAGGACTGTTGTTGGCGGTCAAATATCTGATTGATGAAAAAATGAAACAACGAAAAGCCAGGATTGCCGAAAATGTTAAATCCTCGTCCACCGGCGTGGCGGGAGAAACATTATGA
- the rsxG gene encoding electron transport complex subunit RsxG: MLTTMRRHATTLALFAVGTTALTAVVNSLTTPIIAHQTALEQKKLLDQVVPADKYNNDMLQECYIVTDKALGSASAHQLFIARKDGEPVAAAVESAAPDGYSGAIYLLIGADFSGNVLGARVTEHHETPGLGDKIDVRISDWITHFSGQQVQSGADARWAVKKEGGVFDQFTGATITPRAVINSIKRSALYLETLPPQLTSLPKCGESR, from the coding sequence ATGTTAACCACGATGCGCCGCCACGCGACAACGCTGGCTCTCTTCGCTGTCGGCACCACCGCATTGACGGCGGTGGTCAATAGTCTGACCACGCCAATCATCGCCCATCAAACGGCGTTGGAACAAAAAAAGCTGTTGGATCAGGTCGTTCCCGCCGACAAATACAACAACGACATGCTGCAAGAATGTTACATTGTCACCGATAAAGCGTTGGGGTCGGCTTCCGCACATCAGCTATTTATTGCCCGTAAAGATGGCGAACCCGTCGCGGCGGCGGTGGAAAGCGCCGCGCCGGACGGCTACTCCGGCGCGATCTATCTGCTGATCGGCGCTGATTTTAGTGGTAACGTGCTGGGCGCTCGCGTAACCGAGCATCATGAAACACCAGGGCTGGGCGATAAAATCGATGTCCGGATATCAGATTGGATCACCCATTTCAGCGGGCAACAGGTGCAAAGCGGCGCAGACGCCCGCTGGGCGGTAAAAAAAGAAGGCGGCGTATTCGATCAGTTTACCGGCGCGACCATTACGCCCCGCGCGGTGATCAACAGCATCAAACGCAGCGCATTGTATCTGGAAACCTTGCCGCCCCAACTGACTTCCCTGCCGAAGTGTGGAGAGAGCCGATGA